One window of Salmo salar chromosome ssa11, Ssal_v3.1, whole genome shotgun sequence genomic DNA carries:
- the LOC106563480 gene encoding mannose-P-dolichol utilization defect 1 protein has translation MDTSEVEELLSPTKEFLLTYILPEKCYNYFFVDLNFLHVPCWNIVLSKTVGVWIILGTVMAQLPQLWKVLRARSASGISWWSVLLQVYAITGSVVYCITNNFPLEAWSERLFMFMQGLAMGFLIQHYSGNTLKGIVFLFAYGGVMMLLTSPLVPEQVIPAMQASSMLAVVASRVIQGGTNYYHGNTGQLSALSVFLVFTGSLALIFTSLQETGDWSSVSTVTHVVAACLSCLLLTQVVCYRNSRTKDKTE, from the exons ATGGACACGTCGGAGGTGGAGGAATTGCTGTCTCCAACTAAAGAGTTTCTACTCACATATATTTTGCCAGAGAAATGTTACAACTACTTTTTTGTCGACTTAAACTTTCTCCACG TGCCATGCTGGAATATAGTTCTGAGCAAAACTGTGGGAGTGTGGATCATTCTTGGGACTGTGATGG CGCAGCTCCCTCAGCTGTGGAAGGTACTGAGGGCCAGGAGTGCATCAGGGATCAGCTGGTGGTCTGTCCTACTGCAGGTCTATGCCATCACAGGTTCTGTGGTCTATTGCATCACCAACAACTTCCCCCTTGA AGCTTGGTCAGAGAGACTGTTCATGTTTATGCAGGGTTTGGCCATGGGCTTCCTCAtccaacactacagtggtaacaCCCTCAAAG GTATAGTATTCCTCTTTGCCTACGGTGGTGTTATGATGctcctgacctctcctctggTCCCAGAACAAGTCATCCCTGCGATGCAGGCCTCCAGCATGCTGGCTGTTGTTGCTAGCCGG GTGATCCAGGGAGGGACTAACTACTACCATGGCAACACGGGCCAGCTGTCagctctgtctgtgttcctggtcTTCACTGGCTCCCTGGCTCTTATCTTCACCTCTCTACAG GAAACTGGAGACTGGAGCTCTGTTTCTACTGTGACCCATGTAGTGGCTGCCTGTCTCAGCTGCCTGCTCCTGACCCAGGTGGTTTGTTACAGGAATAGCCGTACTAAAGACAAGACAGAGTAG
- the LOC106563481 gene encoding peroxiredoxin-5, mitochondrial isoform X2, with the protein MISGSAILKGTGFVQCIRPLHITIIVNMPIKVGDKLPAVEVQENEPGNKVSMDQLFKGKKGVLFAVPGAFTPGCSKTHLPGFVEQAAELKCKGVQEVACVSVNDAFVMAAWGKEHGAEGKAVDLLLDNDQIVAALGNKRSQRYAMVVEDGVVKKINVEPDGTGLSCSLASNMLSELV; encoded by the exons ATGATTTCCGGCTCAGCGATTCTCAAAGGGACCGGTTTTGTCCAGTGCATCAGACCACTACATATCACGATCATTGTCAACATGCCTATCAAG gTTGGGGATAAGCTTCCTGCTGTGGAGGTTCAGGAGAATGAGCCAGGCAATAAGGTGTCTATGGACCAGCTGTTCAAGGGGAAGAAGGGAGTTCTCTTTGCTGTGCCAGGGGCCTTCACTCCTGGGTGTTCCAAG ACTCACCTTCCAGGCTTTGTGGAGCAGGCAGCAGAGCTGAAGTGCAAGGGTGTACAGGAGGTCGCCTGCGTCTCCGTTAACGACGCATTCGTTATGGCTGCCTGGGGAAAGGAACATGGAGCAGAAGGCAAG GCAGTGGACCTGTTGCTAGACAACGATCAGATTGTGGCTGCGCTTGGAAACAAGCGCTCCCAGAG GTACGCTATGGTGGTGGAGGATGGAGTTGTGAAGAAGATCAACGTGGAGCCTGACGGCACCGGCCTCAGCTGCAGCCTGGCTTCCAACATGCTCTCTGAGCTGGTGTAG
- the LOC106563481 gene encoding peroxiredoxin-5, mitochondrial isoform X1 — translation MISGSAILKGTGFVQCIRPLHITIIVNMPIKVGDKLPAVEVQENEPGNKVSMDQLFKGKKGVLFAVPGAFTPGCSKTHLPGFVEQAAELKCKGVQEVACVSVNDAFVMAAWGKEHGAEGKVRMLADPTGEFTKAVDLLLDNDQIVAALGNKRSQRYAMVVEDGVVKKINVEPDGTGLSCSLASNMLSELV, via the exons ATGATTTCCGGCTCAGCGATTCTCAAAGGGACCGGTTTTGTCCAGTGCATCAGACCACTACATATCACGATCATTGTCAACATGCCTATCAAG gTTGGGGATAAGCTTCCTGCTGTGGAGGTTCAGGAGAATGAGCCAGGCAATAAGGTGTCTATGGACCAGCTGTTCAAGGGGAAGAAGGGAGTTCTCTTTGCTGTGCCAGGGGCCTTCACTCCTGGGTGTTCCAAG ACTCACCTTCCAGGCTTTGTGGAGCAGGCAGCAGAGCTGAAGTGCAAGGGTGTACAGGAGGTCGCCTGCGTCTCCGTTAACGACGCATTCGTTATGGCTGCCTGGGGAAAGGAACATGGAGCAGAAGGCAAG GTGCGAATGCTAGCTGATCCTACTGGAGAATTCACTAAG GCAGTGGACCTGTTGCTAGACAACGATCAGATTGTGGCTGCGCTTGGAAACAAGCGCTCCCAGAG GTACGCTATGGTGGTGGAGGATGGAGTTGTGAAGAAGATCAACGTGGAGCCTGACGGCACCGGCCTCAGCTGCAGCCTGGCTTCCAACATGCTCTCTGAGCTGGTGTAG
- the LOC106563479 gene encoding steroid hormone receptor ERR1: MSSRERRSDLYIKAEPSSPEGGGGGRASPGGASSDSSQSGGGGTRGDGVGRYSPPLYTPALRCHFKEEGGDGAEEGSTGSGGGRCKYALSTLPKRLCLVCGDVGSGYHYGVASCEACKAFFKRTIQGNIEYSCPASNECEITKRRRKACQACRFTKCLKVGMLKEGVRLDRVRGGRQKYKRRPEVENATYQSAPLPLRKEGEKGSSNIIVSHLLVAEPEKLFAMPDPLQPDTAQRTLTTLCDLADRELVVIIGWAKHIPGFLSLSLADQMSVLQSVWLEVLVLGVAFRSLSCEDEVVFAEDFVLDEEMSRVAGLTELNAAISQLARRFRSLQLDREEFVMLKAIALTNSDSVYIEDMEAVQKLRDLLHQTLLEMECQRHPEDPQRVGRLLLTLPLLRQTAGRALTTFYSIKTRGGVPMHKLFLEMLEAMMDSP, encoded by the exons ATGTCTTCCAGGGAGCGTCGGTCCGACCTGTACATCAAGGCAGAGCCCAGCAGTccagagggaggtggaggaggccgGGCCAGCCCAGGGGGAGCCTCCTCAGACTCCTCCCAGAGTGGTGGAGGCGGGACAAGAGGAGACGGGGTTGGGCGCTACTCACCCCCTCTGTACACACCGGCCCTGCGGTGCCACTTCAAGGAGGAGGGTGGTGATGGGGCGGAGGAGGGATCCACAGGTAGTGGAGGAGGGCGGTGCAAGTATGCCCTGAGCACACTACCCAAGagactgtgtttagtgtgtggcGACGTAGGATCTGGCTACCACTACGGTGTAGCCTCGTGTGAAGCCTGCAAGGCCTTCTTCAAGAGAACCATCCagg GTAACATTGAATATAGCTGTCCGGCGTCAAACGAATGTGAGATCACCAAGAGGCGCAGAAAGGCTTGCCAGGCGTGCCGCTTCACCAAGTGCCTTAAAGTAGGCATGCTGAAAGAGG GAGTCCGTCTGGACCGGgtcagaggagggagacagaagtATAAAAGGCGTCCAGAGGTGGAGAATGCGACCTACCAGAGTGCCCCTCTACCGCTTaggaaggaaggggagaagg GCTCCTCCAACATCATTGTGTCCCACCTCCTGGTGGCAGAGCCAGAGAAACTGTTTGCCATGCCTGACCCCCTGCAGCCTGATACGGCTCAGCGCACACTCACCACCCTCTGTGACCTCGCCGACCGCGAACTGGTCGTCATCATCGGCTGGGCCAAACACATCCCCG GCTTCCTGTCGCTGTCTCTGGCAGACCAGATGTCGGTGCTGCAGTCCGTGTGGTTGGAGGTGCTGGTGCTGGGTGTGGCCTTCCGCTCCCTGAGCTGTGAGGATGAGGTAGTGTTCGCTGAGGACTTTGTCCTTGACGAGGAGATGTCCCGCGTGGCTGGACTGACAGAGCTCAACGCAGCCATCAGCCAGCTGGCCCGACGCTTCCGCTCCCTGCAGCTGGACCGGGAGGAGTTTGTCATGCTCAAAGCCATCGCACTCACCAACTCCG aCTCTGTGTACATAGAGGACATGGAGGCGGTGCAGAAGCTGAGGGACCTCCTCCACCAGACCCTGTTGGAGATGGAGTGCCAGCGACATCCCGAGGACCCCCAGCGGGTGGGGcgcctcctcctcaccctccccctcctccGCCAGACAGCTGGCCGCGCCCTCACCACCTTCTACAGCATCAAGACCCGAGGCGGCGTGCCCATGCAcaaactcttcctagagatgcTGGAAGCCATGATGGACTCGCCctag